In one Mus caroli chromosome 14, CAROLI_EIJ_v1.1, whole genome shotgun sequence genomic region, the following are encoded:
- the Slc39a14 gene encoding zinc transporter ZIP14 isoform X1, which produces MKRLHPALPSCLLLVLFGIWRTAPQTHASSAGLPPLSATSFLEDLMDRYGKNDSLTLTQLKSLLDHLHVGVGRDNVSQPKEGPRNLSMCFSSGDLFAAHNLSERSQIGMSEFQEFCPTILQQLDSQACTSENRKSEENEQTEEGKPSAIEVWGFGFLSVSLINLASLLGVLVLPCTEKAFFSRVLTYFIALSIGTLLSNALFQLIPEAFGFNPQDNYVSKSAVVFGGFYLFFFTEKILKMLLKQKNEHHHGHNHFTSETLPSKKDQEEGVTEKLQNGDLDHMIPQHCNSELDGKAPGTDEKVIVNSMSVQDLQASQSACYWLKGVRYSDIGTLAWMITLSDGLHNFIDGLAIGASFTVSVFQGISTSVAILCEEFPHELGDFVILLNAGMSIQQALFFNFLSACCCYLGLAFGILAGSHFSANWIFALAGGMFLYIALADMFPEMNEVCQEDEKKDSFLVPFVIQNLGLLTGFSIMLVLTMYSGQIQIG; this is translated from the exons ATGAAGCGGCTGCACCCAGCCCTTCCTAGCTGCCTCCTGTTGGTGCTGTTTGGTATATGGAGAACTGCCCCCCAGACTCATGCCTCGTCTGCTGGCCTGCCGCCCCTCAGTGCCACCTCCTTCCTGGAAGATCTCATGGACCGCTATGGAAAGAATGACAGCCTTACCCTGACACAGCTGAAGTCCCTGCTCGACCACCTGCATGTGGGAGTGGGCCGGGATAATGTTTCCCAGCCCAAGGAAGGACCCAGGAACCTCTCCATG TGCTTTAGCTCTGGAGACCTCTTTGCGGCCCACAACTTGAGCGAGCGATCTCAGATCGGgatgagtgagttccaggagttcTGCCCCACCATTCTCCAGCAGCTGGATTCCCAGGCCTGCACCTCAGAAAACCGGAAGTCTGAGGAGAATGAACAGACAGAGGAGGGGAAGCCAAGCGCCATTGAAG TGTGGGGCTTTGGGTTCCTCAGTGTCTCGCTGATTAACCTGGCCTCTCTCCTGGGAGTCCTGGTCCTGCCGTGCACGGAGAAAGCGTTTTTCAGCCGTGTGCTCACTTACTTCATCGCCCTGTCCATTGGAACGCTGCTCTCTAACGCCCTTTTCCAGCTCATCCCAGAG GCTTTTGGCTTCAACCCTCAGGACAATTACGTCTCCAAGTCTGCAGTGGTGTTTGGGggtttctaccttttctttttcacagaaaAGATCCTGAAGATGCTCCTGAAGCAGAAAAACGAG CACCATCATGGGCATAACCATTTTACCTCCGAGACACTTCCTTCCAAGAAGGACCAGGAGGAGGGTGTGACCGAGAAGCTACAGAACGGGGACCTGGATCACATGATCCCTCAGCACTGCAACAGCGAGCTGGATGGCAAGGCGCCTGGCACGGACGAGAAGGTCATTGTCAACTCCATGTCTGTGCAG GACCTGCAGGCATCCCAGAGTGCTTGCTACTGGCTCAAGGGGGTCCGCTACTCTGATATCGGTACCTTGGCCTGGATGATCACCCTGAGCGATGGGCTCCACAATTTCATCGATGGCCTGGCTATTGGTGCCTCCTTCACTGTGTCTGTCTTCCAGGGCATCAGCACGTCAGTGGCCATTCTCTGTGAGGAATTCCCTCACGAGCTGG GAGACTTTGTCATCCTGCTCAATGCTGGCATGAGCATCCAGCAGGCTCTCTTCTTCAacttcctctctgcctgctgctgctatTTGGGTCTGGCCTTTGGCATCCTGGCTGGCAGCCACTTCTCTGCAAACTGGATTTTTGCGCTGGCTGGAGGAATGTTCTTGTATATTGCCCTAGCCGATATG
- the Slc39a14 gene encoding zinc transporter ZIP14 isoform X3, translating into MKRLHPALPSCLLLVLFGIWRTAPQTHASSAGLPPLSATSFLEDLMDRYGKNDSLTLTQLKSLLDHLHVGVGRDNVSQPKEGPRNLSMCFSSGDLFAAHNLSERSQIGMSEFQEFCPTILQQLDSQACTSENRKSEENEQTEEGKPSAIEVWGFGFLSVSLINLASLLGVLVLPCTEKAFFSRVLTYFIALSIGTLLSNALFQLIPEAFGFNPQDNYVSKSAVVFGGFYLFFFTEKILKMLLKQKNEHHHGHNHFTSETLPSKKDQEEGVTEKLQNGDLDHMIPQHCNSELDGKAPGTDEKDLQASQSACYWLKGVRYSDIGTLAWMITLSDGLHNFIDGLAIGASFTVSVFQGISTSVAILCEEFPHELGDFVILLNAGMSIQQALFFNFLSACCCYLGLAFGILAGSHFSANWIFALAGGMFLYIALADMFPEMNEVCQEDEKKDSFLVPFVIQNLGLLTGFSIMLVLTMYSGQIQIG; encoded by the exons ATGAAGCGGCTGCACCCAGCCCTTCCTAGCTGCCTCCTGTTGGTGCTGTTTGGTATATGGAGAACTGCCCCCCAGACTCATGCCTCGTCTGCTGGCCTGCCGCCCCTCAGTGCCACCTCCTTCCTGGAAGATCTCATGGACCGCTATGGAAAGAATGACAGCCTTACCCTGACACAGCTGAAGTCCCTGCTCGACCACCTGCATGTGGGAGTGGGCCGGGATAATGTTTCCCAGCCCAAGGAAGGACCCAGGAACCTCTCCATG TGCTTTAGCTCTGGAGACCTCTTTGCGGCCCACAACTTGAGCGAGCGATCTCAGATCGGgatgagtgagttccaggagttcTGCCCCACCATTCTCCAGCAGCTGGATTCCCAGGCCTGCACCTCAGAAAACCGGAAGTCTGAGGAGAATGAACAGACAGAGGAGGGGAAGCCAAGCGCCATTGAAG TGTGGGGCTTTGGGTTCCTCAGTGTCTCGCTGATTAACCTGGCCTCTCTCCTGGGAGTCCTGGTCCTGCCGTGCACGGAGAAAGCGTTTTTCAGCCGTGTGCTCACTTACTTCATCGCCCTGTCCATTGGAACGCTGCTCTCTAACGCCCTTTTCCAGCTCATCCCAGAG GCTTTTGGCTTCAACCCTCAGGACAATTACGTCTCCAAGTCTGCAGTGGTGTTTGGGggtttctaccttttctttttcacagaaaAGATCCTGAAGATGCTCCTGAAGCAGAAAAACGAG CACCATCATGGGCATAACCATTTTACCTCCGAGACACTTCCTTCCAAGAAGGACCAGGAGGAGGGTGTGACCGAGAAGCTACAGAACGGGGACCTGGATCACATGATCCCTCAGCACTGCAACAGCGAGCTGGATGGCAAGGCGCCTGGCACGGACGAGAAG GACCTGCAGGCATCCCAGAGTGCTTGCTACTGGCTCAAGGGGGTCCGCTACTCTGATATCGGTACCTTGGCCTGGATGATCACCCTGAGCGATGGGCTCCACAATTTCATCGATGGCCTGGCTATTGGTGCCTCCTTCACTGTGTCTGTCTTCCAGGGCATCAGCACGTCAGTGGCCATTCTCTGTGAGGAATTCCCTCACGAGCTGG GAGACTTTGTCATCCTGCTCAATGCTGGCATGAGCATCCAGCAGGCTCTCTTCTTCAacttcctctctgcctgctgctgctatTTGGGTCTGGCCTTTGGCATCCTGGCTGGCAGCCACTTCTCTGCAAACTGGATTTTTGCGCTGGCTGGAGGAATGTTCTTGTATATTGCCCTAGCCGATATG
- the Slc39a14 gene encoding zinc transporter ZIP14 isoform X2 — translation MKRLHPALPSCLLLVLFGIWRTAPQTHASSAGLPPLSATSFLEDLMDRYGKNDSLTLTQLKSLLDHLHVGVGRDNVSQPKEGPRNLSMCFSSGDLFAAHNLSERSQIGMSEFQEFCPTILQQLDSQACTSENRKSEENEQTEEGKPSAIEVWGYGFLCVTVISLCSLMGASVVPFMKKTFYKRLLLYFIALAIGTLYSNALFQLIPEAFGFNPQDNYVSKSAVVFGGFYLFFFTEKILKMLLKQKNEHHHGHNHFTSETLPSKKDQEEGVTEKLQNGDLDHMIPQHCNSELDGKAPGTDEKVIVNSMSVQDLQASQSACYWLKGVRYSDIGTLAWMITLSDGLHNFIDGLAIGASFTVSVFQGISTSVAILCEEFPHELGDFVILLNAGMSIQQALFFNFLSACCCYLGLAFGILAGSHFSANWIFALAGGMFLYIALADMFPEMNEVCQEDEKKDSFLVPFVIQNLGLLTGFSIMLVLTMYSGQIQIG, via the exons ATGAAGCGGCTGCACCCAGCCCTTCCTAGCTGCCTCCTGTTGGTGCTGTTTGGTATATGGAGAACTGCCCCCCAGACTCATGCCTCGTCTGCTGGCCTGCCGCCCCTCAGTGCCACCTCCTTCCTGGAAGATCTCATGGACCGCTATGGAAAGAATGACAGCCTTACCCTGACACAGCTGAAGTCCCTGCTCGACCACCTGCATGTGGGAGTGGGCCGGGATAATGTTTCCCAGCCCAAGGAAGGACCCAGGAACCTCTCCATG TGCTTTAGCTCTGGAGACCTCTTTGCGGCCCACAACTTGAGCGAGCGATCTCAGATCGGgatgagtgagttccaggagttcTGCCCCACCATTCTCCAGCAGCTGGATTCCCAGGCCTGCACCTCAGAAAACCGGAAGTCTGAGGAGAATGAACAGACAGAGGAGGGGAAGCCAAGCGCCATTGAAG TATGGGGGTACGGTTTCCTCTGTGTTACCGtcatctccctctgctccctTATGGGGGCCAGCGTGGTGCCCTTCATGAAGAAGACTTTTTACAAGAGGCTGCTGCTCTACTTCATAGCCTTGGCGATTGGAACCCTCTACTCCAACGCCCTCTTCCAGCTCATCCCAGAG GCTTTTGGCTTCAACCCTCAGGACAATTACGTCTCCAAGTCTGCAGTGGTGTTTGGGggtttctaccttttctttttcacagaaaAGATCCTGAAGATGCTCCTGAAGCAGAAAAACGAG CACCATCATGGGCATAACCATTTTACCTCCGAGACACTTCCTTCCAAGAAGGACCAGGAGGAGGGTGTGACCGAGAAGCTACAGAACGGGGACCTGGATCACATGATCCCTCAGCACTGCAACAGCGAGCTGGATGGCAAGGCGCCTGGCACGGACGAGAAGGTCATTGTCAACTCCATGTCTGTGCAG GACCTGCAGGCATCCCAGAGTGCTTGCTACTGGCTCAAGGGGGTCCGCTACTCTGATATCGGTACCTTGGCCTGGATGATCACCCTGAGCGATGGGCTCCACAATTTCATCGATGGCCTGGCTATTGGTGCCTCCTTCACTGTGTCTGTCTTCCAGGGCATCAGCACGTCAGTGGCCATTCTCTGTGAGGAATTCCCTCACGAGCTGG GAGACTTTGTCATCCTGCTCAATGCTGGCATGAGCATCCAGCAGGCTCTCTTCTTCAacttcctctctgcctgctgctgctatTTGGGTCTGGCCTTTGGCATCCTGGCTGGCAGCCACTTCTCTGCAAACTGGATTTTTGCGCTGGCTGGAGGAATGTTCTTGTATATTGCCCTAGCCGATATG